From the Clarias gariepinus isolate MV-2021 ecotype Netherlands chromosome 3, CGAR_prim_01v2, whole genome shotgun sequence genome, one window contains:
- the LOC128518687 gene encoding NACHT, LRR and PYD domains-containing protein 12-like encodes MNYSNPVQPDGKRSDPVSSSVSMKNDDSSMLLRSMFTELKESLPGYSETQVKSSDFPVSSCVSMKNDDSSMFLPLSFKKQIESSTEYSGQSRCKRSTLLVTTSSSSSYACSSREEHSEVAISISLETREKVSCARSEEAPRCEAVTIETRLQEKCKLTLMKKFQHVHEVITYQGNPTLLNEIYTELYITEGDSGKVNSEHEVRQIEAASRRAATEETPVNYSEIFKLLSEEDKPIRIVLTKGVAGIGKTVSVQKFILDWAEGKTNQDVHLIFPLPFRELNLMKDQSLSLMELINLFLKEIKETNISSLDKVLFIFDGLDECRFPLDFQNTDRLCDVTESASVPVLLINLIKGNLLPSALIWITSRPAAADQIPSECVDRVTEVRGFNDPQKEEYFRKRISDQSLNDRIITHLKSLRSLYIMCHIPVFCWISATVLERMLGEAESGEIPKTLTQMYTHFLIIQTNIIKKKYTKSREADKEMVLKLSKLAFQQLIKGNLIFYEEDLMECGIDVTEASVYSGVCTQIFREECELHQSKVYCFAHLSIQEHLAALYVHLIFINEKRNIFQPNVVRKFLALLRQITMSDVHKSAVDRALQNENGHLDIFLRFLLGLSLKSNQILLKTILRHKQISSHSNQETVDYIKEKIRENPSTEKSINLFHCLNELEDNSLVEEIQHYLQSGNLQQSKLSSSQWSALVFVLMTSAQEKDVFILNKYINKHCTSDEVLLKLLPVVAASRKADFNKCELKEKGFAALASVLSSESSSVRELDLTGNDLTDSGVKSLSAVLENPHCKLATLGLCKCDISDEGCAALTSALRSNHSYLRELNLSGNKLRDSGVKHLSVVLESPHCKLETLGLCECAITDEGCAALTSALRSNPLHLRELDLSMNNLGDLGVKCLFAVLENSDCKLQTLWLRDCEISDEGCAALTSALRSNPSHLRELDLSVNKLGDSGVKSLSAVLENPHCKLQTLRLCDCGVSDEGCAALISALRSNPSHLREINLSRNNLRDSGVKCLSVLLENPHCKLGTLRLRGCEISDEGCAALTSALRSNPSHLRELDLSGNKLRDSGVKCLSAVLENPHCKLETLGFCGCDISDEGCAALTSALRSNPSHLRELNLLNNKLTDSAKILLLKFKDDKHLQDLRVERIFI; translated from the exons ATGAATTATTCAAATCCTGTCCAACCTGATGGAAAAAGGAG TGATCCAGTATCCAGCTCTGTGTCCATGAAGAATGATGACTCCTCTATGCTTTTACGATCGATGTTTACAGAGCTGAAAGAATCCTTACCTGGATACAG tgaaaCCCAAGTGAAGAGCTCAGACTTCCCAGTATCCAGCTGTGTCTCCATGAAGAATGATGACTCCTCTATGTTTTTACCACTgagttttaaaaagcaaattgAATCCTCAACTGAATACAG TGGCCAGTCGAGATGTAAACGTTCGACTCTCCTAGTTACCACTTCGAGTAGCTCCTCGTACGCTTGCTCATCACGAGAGGAGCATTCTGAGGTGGCAATCTCCATCTCACTGGAAACAAGAGAAAAGGTCTCCTGCGCCCGATCAGAAGAAGCACCAAG GTGTGAAGCTGTAACCATTGAAACTCGTCTTCAGGAGAAATGCAAACTAACACTGATGAAGAAGTTTCAGCATGTACATGAGGTGATAACATACCAGGGAAACCCAACACTTCTCAATgagatctacacagagctctacatcacaGAAGGAGACAGTGGAAAAGTCAACAGtgaacatgaggtgagacagatcGAGGCAGCATCCAGAAGAGCAGCAACAGAGGAAACACCAGTCAATTACAGTGAAATCTTTAAGCTCTTATCTGAAGAAGACAAACCCATTAGGATCGTTCTGACAAAGGGAGTCGCTGGCATTGGAAAAACAGTCTCTGTACAGAAATTCATTCTAGACTGGGCTGAAGGAAAAACAAATCAGGATGTTCATCTCATATTTCCACTTCCTTTCAGAGAGCTTAATCTGATGAAGGACCAAAGCCTGAGTCTGATGGAgctcattaatttatttttaaaggagataaaagaaacaaacatttcCAGCTTGGACaaagttctgtttatttttgatggTTTGGATGAGTGTCGTTTCCCTCTGGATTTTCAGAACACAGATAGATtgtgtgatgtaactgaatCAGCATCAGTGCCTGTGCTACTGATAAACCTAATCAAAGGGaatctgcttccctctgctctcaTCTGGATAACCTCCAGACCAGCAGCAGCTGATCAAATCCCCTCTGAGTGTGTCGACCGAGTCACAGAAGTACGAGGGTTTAATGACCCACAGAAGGAGGAATATTTCAGGAAGAGGATCAGTGATCAAAGCCTGAACGACAGAatcatcacacacctgaagtCATTAAGAAGCCTGTACATCATGTGCCACATCCCGGTCTTCTGCTGGATTTCCGCCActgttctagagagaatgttgGGTGAAGCAGAGAGTGGAGAGATCCCCAAGACACTGAcgcaaatgtacacacacttcctcatcaTTCAGACAAACATCATAAAGAAAAAGTACACAAAGAGCAGAGAGGCAGATAAAGAAATGGTTCTGAAACTGAGTAAACTGGCTTTTCAGCAGCTAATTAAAGGCAACTTAATATTCTATGAGGAGGACCTGATGgagtgtggcattgatgtgACAGAAGCATCAGTGTATTCAGGAGTGTGTACACAGATCTTCAGAGAGGAGTGTGAGCTTCACCAGAGTAAAGTGTACTGCTTTGCTCATCTGAGCATTCAGGAACATCTCGCAGCTCTGTATGTGCATCTGATCTTTATAAATGAAAAGAGAAATATTTTTCAACCGAATGTGGTACGTAAATTTTTGGCATTGCTAAGACAAATTACAATGTCAGATGTACACAAGAGTGCTGTAGATCGGGCTTTACAGAATGAAAATGGACATTTAGATATTTTCCTTCGCTTTCTTCTGGGTCTCTCATTGAAGTCCAATCAGATTCTCTTAAAAACCATTCTGAGACACAAACAAATTAGCTCCCACAGTAACCAAGAAACAGTTGATTACATCAAGGAAAAGATTAGAGAGAATCCCTCAACagagaaatccatcaatctgttccactgtctAAATGAGCTGGAGGATAATTCTCTAGTTGAGGAAATCCAACACTACCTGCAATCTGGAAATTTACAACAAAGCAAACTTTCTTCTTCTCAGTGGTCAGCTTTGGTGTTTGTGTTAATGACATCAGCACAGGAAAAGGATGTGTTTATccttaataaatacataaacaaacactGTACATCAGATGAAGTTCTCCTAAAACTCCTGCCTGTGGTTGCAGCATCCAGAAAAGCTGA ttttaataaatgtgaGCTGAAAGAGAAAGGTTTTGCAGCTCTTGCATCAGTGCTCAGCTCTGAATCCTCCAGTGTAAGAGAATTGGATCTGACTGGGAATGATCTtacagactcaggagtgaagagTCTCTCTGCTGTTctggagaatcctcactgtaaactggCGACGCTGGG GTTGTGTAAGTGTGAtatctcagatgaaggctgcgCTGCACTGACTTCAGCTCTAAGATCAAACCATTCATACCTGAGAGAACTGAATCTGTCTGGGAATAAACTCAGAGACTCAGGAGTTAAGCATCTCTCTGTGGTATTGGAGAGtcctcactgtaaactggagacactagG GTTGTGTGAGTGTGCGATcacagatgaaggctgtgctgctctgacttcagctttAAGATCAAACCCCTTACACttgagagaactggatctgtctaTGAATAATCTAGGTGACTTAGGAGTGAAATGCCTTtttgctgtactggagaattcTGACTGTAAACTGCAGACGCTGTG GTTGCGTGATTGTGAgatctcagatgaaggctgtgctgctctgacttcagcactgagatcaaacccctcacacctgagagaactggatctgtctgTGAATAAACtcggagactcaggagtgaagagtctctctgctgtactggagaatcctcactgtaaactgCAGACACTGAG GTTGTGTGATTGTGGTGtgtcagatgaaggctgtgctgctctgatttCTGCTTtaagatcaaacccctcacacctgagagaaatAAATCTGTCTAGGAATAACCTcagagactcaggagtgaagtgtctctctgtTCTACTCgagaatcctcactgtaaactggggacactgag GTTGCGTGGTTGTGAgatctcagatgaaggctgtgctgctctgacttcagctctgagatcaaacccctcacacctgagagagctGGATCTGTCTGGGAATAAACTcagagactcaggagtgaagtgtctctctgctgtactggagaatcctcactgtaaactggagacattGGG GTTTTGTGGTTGTGAtatctcagatgaaggctgtgctgctctgacttcagctctgagatcaaacccctcacacctgagagaactgaatCTGCTTAATAATAAACTCACGGATTCAGCAAAGATACTTCTCCTTAAATTTAAAGATGATAAACATCTGCAGGACTTAag agtGGAAAGAATTTTCATCTGA